One window of Schistocerca cancellata isolate TAMUIC-IGC-003103 chromosome 9, iqSchCanc2.1, whole genome shotgun sequence genomic DNA carries:
- the LOC126100934 gene encoding condensin-2 complex subunit H2-like yields the protein MAGTSYTQEDGALEDCVLSVLLNPIRDLTENWEINLARYLQEYHDLLVENSLNAQEILSAINFAKAALVIQKSADIYGKKVDYLWQILHNVLDTIRNQRNETDPAKPGAPTKKGKEGKDNAHVSTEFCSLDDEYGASAGDINIQARETRSKVKLLPVYNPQLDSFLGVKKIELYGQRGNAVGNKYDFRVNKYLSSTGLLISEPELNQCSGALEYDYDELSSPSPEPAIEQHETIPMEIDPEPVENCAIEVCTLAAAPSREEIVEVATDQEHEKNKAENSRKKGNVEVVNENRTGWDSIVQKDERERELQPRPTVHMPSATEYISSVLQKRPPADNNAGMERNKRPPSFLSFFAKDIISKGKKKVCYLAFQEYCCLPEQKRSKESVELNLDDVMRDVASEFGEEDFCGFEEPVILENEDDVNFEVNEVDELPLLECLPPPSDVPAPSYAEFVREAIVVPAVTAEVAESITQIVNEWHDSIRHILKASQERGHFNIHKYCDLVLSRFPHTEEHPVLPFSDIVGNEPVENVSRYFLATLMLANAYNVEIIRTIDDPLAMDCMSAKLLTRVRDNELLKEMYE from the coding sequence ATGGCTGGAACATCTTATACTCAAGAAGACGGCGCGCTGGAAGACTGTGTTCTTTCTGTGTTACTTAACCCTATTCGTGATCTGACAGAGAATTGGGAAATTAATTTGGCACGATACCTGCAGGAATACCATGACTTGCTGGTTGAAAATAGTTTAAATGCCCAGGAAATTCTTAGTGCCATCAATTTTGCGAAAGCTGCACTCGTCATTCAAAAATCTGCTGACATTTATGGGAAGAAAGTGGATTACTTGTGGCAGATATTGCATAATGTTTTAGATACCATTAGGAACCAGAGAAATGAAACTGACCCAGCAAAACCTGGTGCACCAACGAAGAAAGGCAAGGAGGGGAAggacaatgcccatgtttctacaGAATTCTGTTCTTTAGATGATGAATATGGCGCTTCTGCTGGAGACATAAACATACAAGCGCGCGAGACACGCAGTAAGGTCAAGCTACTTCCCGTATACAATCCGCAGCTAGATTCCTTTCTGGGTGTAAAGAAAATAGAACTTTATGGGCAGAGGGGTAACGCAGTCGGTAATAAATATGATTTCAGAGTCAATAAATACCTGTCATCCACTGGACTGTTAATTAGTGAACCAGAATTAAACCAGTGTTCAGGCGCACTAGAATATGATTACGATGAGTTATCAAGCCCTTCACCGGAACCTGCAATTGAACAACATGAAACTATTCCAATGGAAATTGATCCAGAACCTGTCGAAAATTGTGCCATCGAAGTATGCACACTAGCAGCCGCACCAAGTCGAGAAGAAATAGTTGAAGTTGCAACAGATCAAGAGCATGAGAAGAACAAAGCAGAAAATTCTAGAAAAAAGGGAAATGTGGAGGTTGTTAATGAGAATCGTACTGGATGGGATAGCATTGTGCAAAAAGATGAGAGAGAAAGAGAACTGCAACCAAGACCTACAGTTCATATGCCATCTGCCACTGAGTACATTTCATCTGTATTGCAAAAGAGACCTCCTGCTGACAATAACGCAGGTATGGAAAGAAACAAAAGACCACCTagttttttgtcattttttgcGAAGGATATCATTTCGAAAGGGAAGAAAAAAGTATGTTACTTAGCCTTTCAAGAGTATTGCTGTTTACCGGAGCAGAAACGGTCTAAAGAATCTGTCGAATTAAATCTAGACGATGTTATGAGGGATGTGGCTAGCGAATTTGGCGAAGAAGACTTTTGCGGCTTTGAAGAGCCTGTGATTCTTGAAAACGAGGACGACGTTAATTTTGAAGTGAATGAGGTCGATGAACTGCCACTACTCGAATGTTTACCTCCACCCTCCGACGTGCCTGCACCAAGTTACGCGGAATTTGTTAGAGAGGCGATTGTCGTTccagcagtaacagcagaggtcGCTGAAAGTATAACACAGATTGTAAATGAATGGCATGATTCCATAAGACATATTTTGAAGGCATCACAGGAAAGAGGTCATTTTAATATTCATAAGTATTGTGATTTAGTGCTTTCTCGATTCCCACATACGGAGGAACACCCAGTTTTGCCTTTCAGTGATATAGTTGGAAATGAACCAGTCGAAAATGTTTCGCGTTATTTCCTGGCAACTCTTATGCTTGCCAATGCGTATAATGTGGAAATAATAAGG